From one Microlunatus sp. Gsoil 973 genomic stretch:
- a CDS encoding decaprenylphospho-beta-D-erythro-pentofuranosid-2-ulose 2-reductase: protein MIDALGVPQSLLLLGGTSDIALAIARTYAAKRPELRVLLAARPGDRRTAAADELREAGCAVTELNFEATDAASRTQVVQQAFESADVDCVVVAFGILGDAEEAWTDPDAALRMAEINYTAPVHLGALVAERFRGQGYGQLIALSSVAGERVRRSNFVYGSTKAGFDGFYSGLGEALKPFGGRVLVVRPGFVRSKMTSGMDEAPMAVTPEQVAEATVAAVRDRKELIWVPGPMRIVMSGLRHVPRPLFRRLPI from the coding sequence ATGATCGACGCGCTCGGTGTCCCGCAGTCGCTGTTGCTGCTCGGCGGCACCTCCGACATCGCCCTGGCCATCGCCCGCACCTACGCCGCCAAGCGGCCGGAGCTGAGGGTGCTGCTGGCCGCCCGGCCGGGCGACCGTCGTACCGCGGCCGCGGACGAGCTCCGGGAGGCAGGCTGCGCAGTGACCGAGTTGAACTTCGAGGCCACCGACGCCGCATCGCGCACCCAGGTCGTCCAGCAGGCGTTCGAGTCCGCAGACGTGGACTGTGTCGTGGTGGCATTCGGCATCCTGGGTGATGCTGAAGAGGCGTGGACCGATCCCGACGCCGCACTCCGGATGGCCGAGATCAACTACACCGCCCCGGTTCATCTGGGCGCCCTGGTTGCCGAGCGCTTCCGAGGGCAGGGATACGGCCAGCTCATCGCGTTGTCCAGCGTTGCCGGTGAACGGGTGCGGCGGTCCAACTTCGTGTACGGATCGACCAAGGCCGGCTTCGACGGCTTCTACTCCGGTCTCGGCGAGGCGCTCAAGCCGTTCGGCGGACGTGTCCTGGTGGTCCGCCCGGGTTTCGTGCGATCCAAGATGACCTCCGGGATGGACGAGGCGCCGATGGCCGTCACCCCCGAACAGGTCGCCGAGGCCACTGTGGCCGCCGTTCGGGACCGCAAGGAGTTGATCTGGGTGCCAGGGCCGATGCGGATCGTGATGTCCGGTCTGCGGCATGTGCCGCGGCCGCTGTTCCGGCGGCTACCGATCTAG
- a CDS encoding aminoglycoside phosphotransferase family protein, whose protein sequence is MPEAEMDVTPSLVTELIRQQLAAELIIKEQQWLSELAGRLPVAIPVAVRVGRPTEEYPWFWSIGPWFDGDALTEIPVPDRAGVAVELAAFFAALHRPAPADAPNNPVRGIPLSVRATLVADHLDLLAAPPWMRTLWADLVDTPELTGPPQWLHGDPHPANVLTKDGQLSAVIDFGDLCAGDPATDLAVAWLAFDAEGRRQFHDHYSALTDTDDRADDRADDNLWRRARGWALSLGMSLLANSDDNPGLAAVGRHALEQVRLDR, encoded by the coding sequence ATGCCCGAAGCGGAGATGGACGTCACGCCATCGCTGGTGACCGAGCTGATCCGGCAGCAGCTCGCTGCCGAGCTGATCATCAAGGAGCAGCAATGGCTTTCCGAACTGGCCGGGCGTCTGCCCGTCGCGATCCCGGTCGCGGTGCGCGTCGGCCGGCCGACCGAGGAATATCCGTGGTTCTGGTCCATCGGACCGTGGTTCGACGGCGATGCGCTGACCGAGATCCCGGTGCCCGATCGGGCTGGGGTGGCCGTCGAACTCGCCGCCTTCTTCGCCGCACTGCACCGGCCCGCGCCGGCCGACGCTCCCAATAATCCGGTCCGCGGCATCCCGCTCTCGGTGCGGGCAACGCTGGTCGCCGACCACCTGGACCTGCTCGCCGCACCGCCGTGGATGCGCACCCTGTGGGCCGACCTTGTCGACACGCCGGAGCTGACCGGCCCACCCCAGTGGTTGCACGGCGACCCGCACCCGGCGAACGTGCTGACCAAGGATGGACAGCTGTCCGCGGTGATCGACTTCGGCGACCTCTGCGCCGGTGACCCGGCGACCGACCTGGCCGTCGCCTGGTTGGCGTTCGACGCCGAGGGTCGGCGGCAGTTCCATGATCACTATTCCGCGCTCACCGACACCGATGACAGGGCCGATGACAGGGCCGATGACAACCTGTGGCGACGGGCACGCGGCTGGGCGCTGAGCCTGGGAATGTCCCTGCTGGCCAATTCCGACGACAATCCCGGTCTGGCAGCGGTCGGCCGGCACGCCCTGGAGCAGGTGCGGCTAGATCGGTAG
- a CDS encoding nucleoside triphosphate pyrophosphatase — protein MRFVLASQSPARLATLRSAGVEPEVIVSGVDESVVVQTRPADLALTLARLKAEAVTDQLLGEPGPVIIVGCDSVLELDGVAYGKPGSADVAKQRWQMMRGRSGVLHTGHQLIKVADGTVLHEAGRSAATTVHFANLSDAEIDAYIATGEPLQVAGGFTVDGIGGPFVSGIEGDQHNVVGISLPLLREMIIAAGHSWSELWTCHRQSHE, from the coding sequence ATGCGGTTCGTCCTCGCCTCACAGTCCCCGGCCCGGTTGGCCACCCTTCGGTCGGCCGGGGTCGAACCGGAGGTGATCGTCTCCGGCGTCGATGAGTCGGTTGTCGTCCAGACCCGGCCGGCAGATCTCGCGCTGACCCTGGCCCGGCTGAAGGCTGAGGCGGTCACCGATCAGCTCCTGGGTGAGCCCGGGCCGGTGATCATCGTCGGCTGTGACTCGGTGCTGGAACTCGACGGTGTCGCGTACGGGAAACCGGGCAGCGCCGACGTCGCCAAACAGCGTTGGCAGATGATGCGCGGACGGTCCGGCGTCCTGCACACCGGGCACCAGTTGATCAAAGTCGCCGATGGCACGGTGCTCCATGAGGCAGGTCGGAGCGCGGCAACGACGGTGCACTTCGCGAACCTGTCCGATGCGGAGATCGATGCCTACATCGCCACCGGCGAACCGCTGCAGGTCGCCGGCGGCTTCACCGTCGACGGCATCGGCGGACCCTTCGTGTCGGGGATCGAGGGCGACCAACACAACGTCGTCGGCATCAGCCTCCCGCTGCTGCGGGAGATGATCATCGCTGCGGGTCACTCCTGGTCTGAGCTGTGGACCTGTCATCGGCAAAGTCACGAATGA
- a CDS encoding MFS transporter has protein sequence MSKPAIEVARRPAAFIVVATVLAAFLAGASAPSPLYGVYARTWGFSPVTVTAVFAIYAIALLGTLLVSGTLSDALGRRPVILMALGLQSLAMALFLLASGVAWLYLARITQGVATGLVTAAVSAALLDLQPADRPGRGQ, from the coding sequence ATGTCCAAACCAGCAATCGAGGTCGCGCGGCGACCGGCCGCATTCATCGTGGTGGCTACGGTCCTTGCAGCGTTTCTGGCCGGAGCCAGTGCACCCTCCCCCCTGTACGGGGTCTATGCGAGGACCTGGGGATTCTCGCCCGTCACCGTGACCGCCGTATTCGCGATCTACGCCATCGCACTACTAGGCACCTTGTTGGTTTCGGGCACACTTTCCGACGCCCTCGGCAGGCGTCCGGTGATCTTGATGGCGCTCGGTCTCCAGTCGCTGGCGATGGCTCTCTTCTTGCTCGCCTCTGGCGTGGCATGGCTCTATCTGGCCCGGATCACCCAGGGCGTTGCAACAGGTCTGGTCACTGCGGCGGTCAGTGCCGCGCTACTCGATCTGCAGCCCGCCGACCGACCCGGCCGGGGGCAGTGA
- a CDS encoding MarR family winged helix-turn-helix transcriptional regulator, translating into MTGDDQRPTVDPGADSVDRVMASWARTRPDLDVTPIGIFTRLDRLKRAIDREMIFEQFGLNGADFAVLATLVRVAPDNGMSQRGLMAELDLSSGTVSLRVERLVRAGLVTRTADPDDGRGSIVALTSAGRDVFERCAPAHLDNERRLLTALTPEQQDQLAALLRHWLSVLETSSP; encoded by the coding sequence ATGACCGGTGATGATCAACGACCGACCGTCGATCCGGGCGCCGACTCTGTCGACCGGGTGATGGCGTCGTGGGCAAGGACCCGACCTGATCTTGATGTGACACCGATCGGGATCTTCACCCGCCTCGACCGGCTGAAGCGAGCGATCGATCGCGAAATGATCTTCGAACAGTTCGGACTCAATGGCGCCGACTTCGCCGTACTGGCGACGCTCGTCCGGGTCGCTCCGGACAACGGGATGAGCCAACGTGGCCTGATGGCCGAACTCGACCTCAGCTCAGGGACCGTGAGCCTACGGGTCGAGCGACTGGTCCGCGCCGGTCTGGTCACCAGGACCGCAGATCCCGACGACGGGCGGGGATCGATCGTCGCGTTGACCTCAGCCGGCCGCGACGTCTTCGAGCGATGTGCACCCGCCCACCTGGACAACGAACGCCGATTGCTCACTGCATTGACGCCCGAGCAGCAGGATCAACTCGCCGCGTTGCTGCGACATTGGCTGTCGGTGTTGGAAACGTCGTCCCCCTGA
- a CDS encoding Nramp family divalent metal transporter, protein MSTTLLGRGRALLYRSRLLGPAFVAAVAYVDPGNVATNTTAGAAYGYLLLWVLVGATLMAGLVQYLSAKVGLVTGRSLPELVGSRTRTGSRVAYWLQAELVAVATDLAEIIGGAVALRLLFDLPVIVGALITTAVSTSLLVIQDRSGQRDFERVISGLLAVVTLGFLAGLLVDPPDPAATLDGLRPRLQGTESARLAVGMLGATVMPHVVYLHSALVRDRHGPVSRDRLGPLIRTTRVDVGLAMGVAGAVNLGMLLLAASALFGRDVGGLEDAHRALGDELGSVIAMLFAVALLASGLASTSVGGYAGAVIMGGLLRRRIPILLRRLLTAVPAVILLGIGWDPTQMLIWSQVVLSFGIPFALVPLVRFAQDRTLLAAAPTHRLTIMVAWVVVGLVVALNAGLLAGVVYERL, encoded by the coding sequence ATGAGCACCACTCTGTTGGGACGCGGTCGCGCGCTGCTCTACCGGTCCCGGCTGCTCGGCCCGGCCTTCGTCGCCGCCGTGGCCTATGTCGACCCCGGCAATGTCGCGACCAACACCACGGCCGGGGCGGCGTACGGTTACCTGCTGCTCTGGGTGTTGGTCGGGGCGACGTTGATGGCAGGACTGGTGCAGTACCTGTCGGCCAAGGTCGGCCTGGTCACCGGGCGGTCGCTACCCGAACTGGTCGGTTCGCGGACGCGCACCGGCAGCCGGGTCGCGTACTGGCTGCAGGCCGAACTTGTCGCGGTGGCCACCGATCTTGCCGAGATCATCGGTGGCGCAGTGGCATTGCGGCTGCTCTTCGACCTGCCGGTGATCGTCGGAGCCTTGATCACCACTGCCGTGTCGACCTCGCTGCTGGTCATCCAGGACCGCAGCGGGCAGCGGGATTTCGAGCGGGTGATCTCCGGGCTGCTGGCGGTCGTGACGCTCGGTTTCCTGGCCGGCCTGCTGGTCGACCCGCCGGACCCGGCGGCGACGCTGGACGGGCTGCGGCCTCGGTTGCAAGGCACCGAGAGCGCCCGGCTGGCGGTCGGCATGCTCGGAGCGACCGTGATGCCGCACGTGGTCTACCTGCACTCGGCTCTGGTACGGGATCGGCACGGTCCCGTCAGCCGTGATCGGCTCGGGCCGCTGATCCGGACCACCCGGGTCGACGTCGGTCTGGCGATGGGCGTTGCCGGCGCGGTGAATCTTGGCATGCTGCTGTTGGCTGCCAGCGCGTTGTTCGGTCGGGACGTCGGCGGGTTGGAGGATGCCCATCGTGCGCTGGGCGACGAACTCGGTTCGGTGATCGCCATGTTGTTCGCGGTCGCCCTGTTGGCGTCCGGGCTGGCCTCGACGTCGGTCGGCGGTTACGCAGGCGCAGTGATCATGGGTGGCCTGTTGCGCCGCCGGATCCCGATCCTGCTGCGCCGTTTGCTGACCGCCGTTCCAGCGGTGATCCTGCTCGGCATCGGCTGGGACCCGACCCAGATGTTGATCTGGTCCCAGGTGGTGCTGTCGTTCGGCATCCCGTTCGCGCTGGTGCCCTTGGTCAGGTTCGCCCAGGACCGGACGCTCCTGGCAGCCGCGCCGACCCATCGGTTGACGATCATGGTCGCCTGGGTTGTGGTGGGCTTGGTCGTCGCGCTGAACGCCGGGCTGCTGGCTGGTGTCGTCTACGAACGGCTCTGA
- a CDS encoding decaprenyl-phosphate phosphoribosyltransferase yields MSDQVRSPSRVPAAIRAVRPHQWLKNVLVLSAPLAAGRLFEPAILSASALAFVAFCLISGTVYLINDIRDVDEDRLHPKKRFRPIPAGELSIRAGWVLAAVIGVIGLGIGFLTSIPLGATLIIYLLLQVSYSFFLKHQPVIDLAVVASGFLLRAIAGGVAAHIPLSQWFLLVASFGSLFMVAGKRYSEMLSLGADAGTRRSLASYTDTYLRFTWMLAAAMVLISYSLWAFENLKLRPFGIGWTAISIAPFTLGLLQYAREIDIGEAGEPEDVVIRDRVLQVFGLLWLIIICIAVYGGKL; encoded by the coding sequence ATGTCTGACCAGGTGCGCTCACCCAGCCGGGTTCCGGCAGCGATCCGTGCTGTCCGGCCCCATCAGTGGCTCAAGAACGTCCTCGTGCTGTCAGCACCGCTGGCCGCGGGTCGGCTGTTCGAGCCGGCGATCCTCTCGGCGTCCGCGCTGGCCTTCGTCGCCTTCTGCCTGATCAGCGGAACCGTCTACCTGATCAACGACATCCGGGACGTCGACGAGGACCGGCTTCACCCCAAGAAGCGGTTCCGGCCGATCCCGGCGGGCGAGCTGTCGATCCGCGCCGGGTGGGTGCTGGCCGCCGTGATCGGCGTCATCGGGCTGGGAATCGGCTTCCTCACCTCGATCCCGCTCGGCGCGACCTTGATCATCTATCTGCTGCTGCAGGTCAGCTACTCATTCTTCCTGAAACACCAGCCGGTGATCGACCTGGCGGTCGTCGCCAGCGGTTTCCTGCTGCGAGCCATCGCCGGCGGCGTCGCCGCGCATATCCCGCTGAGCCAGTGGTTCCTGCTGGTCGCCTCGTTCGGTTCGCTCTTCATGGTCGCCGGCAAGCGCTACTCCGAGATGCTCTCGCTCGGCGCCGATGCCGGGACCCGGAGATCGCTGGCCAGCTACACCGACACCTATCTGCGATTCACCTGGATGCTGGCCGCCGCGATGGTGCTGATCAGTTACAGCCTGTGGGCCTTCGAGAATCTGAAGCTCCGCCCGTTCGGCATAGGCTGGACGGCGATCTCCATCGCACCCTTCACCCTGGGGCTGCTGCAGTACGCGCGGGAGATCGACATCGGCGAGGCGGGTGAGCCGGAGGACGTGGTGATCCGCGACCGGGTGCTGCAGGTCTTCGGTCTGCTGTGGCTGATCATCATCTGTATCGCCGTCTACGGAGGAAAACTATGA
- a CDS encoding DUF885 domain-containing protein, whose product MDRPIDEIAEAYVADSIANHPTLATVLGIEGYDDAWDDFSPDGFAAEADRDRRTLAALHGATPVDERENAAKESMIERLTLQAELYDAHVVTSRVSVVADIAHEVREVFDLMPTDTEDAWRNIAARLRTVGTPLSQARQTLSEEAEQGNVSAIRQIKGAVEQIRGWTGEVGSHDFFDELVASMPDRFGDTLAGELREAAVVARQAYADYAGWLVSDLAPKAPALDAVGEERYALNSRYFLGAAVDLEETYQWGWAELERLQDQQKAIARDLYGHSDIKAAYEALDADPARKISGAEAFRDWMQGLADQALADLSGTHFDIPEPIRKIECCLAPTHDGGIYYTGPTEDFSRPGRMWWAVPEGIDDFSTWKEVTTVYHEGVPGHHLQVAQNAYAKDQLNRWQRLLCWVSGHGEGWALYAERLMDDLGYLSDPGNRMGMLDAQAFRAIRVIIDIGMHLQLTIPDPNPWGFRPGERWTPQAGLEFLLMNLATDEPTLRFELDRYLGWPGQAPSYKVGERIWLQARDEARQRAGASFDLRKFHADALNLGPMGLDPLRAALARV is encoded by the coding sequence ATGGACCGACCGATCGACGAGATCGCCGAGGCGTACGTCGCCGACAGCATCGCCAATCACCCCACCCTGGCCACCGTGCTGGGCATCGAAGGCTATGACGACGCGTGGGACGATTTCTCCCCGGACGGGTTCGCCGCCGAGGCCGATCGCGACCGCCGCACCCTGGCTGCGCTTCACGGTGCCACCCCGGTCGACGAGCGGGAGAACGCGGCCAAGGAGTCGATGATCGAACGGCTGACGCTGCAGGCCGAGTTGTACGACGCACACGTCGTCACCAGCCGGGTCAGCGTCGTCGCCGACATCGCACACGAGGTCCGGGAAGTCTTCGACCTGATGCCCACCGACACCGAGGACGCCTGGCGGAACATCGCCGCCCGCCTGCGGACCGTCGGAACGCCCTTGTCCCAGGCCCGGCAGACCCTGTCGGAAGAGGCCGAGCAGGGCAACGTGTCGGCGATCCGGCAGATCAAGGGAGCGGTGGAACAGATCCGCGGCTGGACCGGTGAGGTCGGATCCCACGACTTCTTCGACGAGCTGGTGGCATCCATGCCGGACCGGTTCGGCGACACCCTCGCCGGCGAACTGCGGGAGGCCGCCGTGGTCGCGCGGCAGGCCTACGCCGACTACGCAGGCTGGCTGGTGAGCGATCTTGCCCCGAAGGCCCCCGCCCTGGACGCCGTCGGCGAGGAGCGCTATGCCCTGAACAGCCGCTACTTCCTCGGCGCCGCGGTAGACCTCGAGGAGACCTACCAGTGGGGCTGGGCCGAGCTCGAGCGACTGCAGGACCAGCAGAAGGCGATCGCCCGGGATCTCTACGGACACAGCGACATCAAGGCGGCCTATGAGGCTCTCGATGCCGATCCGGCTCGCAAGATCAGCGGCGCCGAGGCGTTCCGCGACTGGATGCAGGGACTGGCCGATCAGGCGCTGGCCGACCTTTCCGGAACTCACTTCGACATCCCGGAGCCGATCCGCAAGATCGAATGTTGTCTGGCTCCGACCCACGACGGCGGCATCTACTACACCGGGCCGACCGAGGACTTCTCCCGTCCCGGCCGGATGTGGTGGGCGGTGCCCGAGGGAATCGACGACTTCTCCACCTGGAAGGAAGTCACCACCGTCTACCACGAGGGTGTGCCCGGGCATCACCTGCAGGTCGCCCAGAACGCGTACGCCAAGGATCAGTTGAACCGTTGGCAACGCTTGCTGTGTTGGGTTTCCGGACACGGTGAGGGCTGGGCGCTGTACGCCGAGCGGCTGATGGACGACCTGGGCTACCTGAGCGATCCGGGGAACCGGATGGGCATGCTGGACGCGCAGGCCTTCCGGGCGATCCGGGTGATCATCGACATCGGCATGCATCTGCAGTTGACGATCCCCGATCCGAATCCCTGGGGCTTCCGTCCGGGCGAGCGGTGGACGCCGCAGGCCGGCTTGGAGTTCCTGTTGATGAATCTGGCCACCGATGAGCCGACCCTGCGGTTCGAACTTGATCGGTATCTGGGTTGGCCGGGCCAGGCGCCGTCGTACAAGGTCGGCGAGCGGATCTGGCTACAGGCCCGGGACGAGGCGAGGCAGCGGGCCGGAGCGAGTTTCGATCTGCGCAAGTTCCATGCGGATGCGTTGAATCTCGGTCCGATGGGTCTGGATCCGTTGCGTGCCGCGCTGGCCCGGGTCTGA
- a CDS encoding acyl-CoA carboxylase epsilon subunit: MNVAENSADPTDEEVAAVLALLAVRAAGRTTEPDRPPSGWAAYWRTVKAPIQPGPGKWQAAVRGW; the protein is encoded by the coding sequence GTGAACGTCGCTGAGAATTCCGCGGACCCCACCGACGAGGAGGTCGCGGCCGTCCTCGCGCTCCTTGCGGTCCGGGCCGCCGGGCGCACCACCGAGCCGGACCGGCCACCCTCCGGCTGGGCGGCGTACTGGCGAACGGTCAAGGCACCGATCCAGCCCGGTCCGGGTAAGTGGCAGGCGGCGGTCCGGGGTTGGTGA
- a CDS encoding GMC oxidoreductase, whose amino-acid sequence MTAETAPDLLTTVIDAIVPADDFPSASAAGGLDFLQRVRERERPDWGRRINAAVAKVDAAAWQVGGNGFIGLDAAGRQAALASVGTDPEVAWFARLVNYGYYGDGRRPAVWQMVDWQPDPAGGWPKDLPALPFDRAGLITPAQLRQRYDAIVIGSGAGGGVAAEILAESGRSVLIIESGSGPAASALDHDHLHNPRLNTGLGTLTGPTADNAITVGGGTRVYGAQAWRFTPQDLRMASSYGVPDGSSLADWPITYEDLEPYYSEAEWRYGVSGLAAGDPWAGTRSRDYPMPPVVSGSGRRQLLAAGAASLGWGTVPPPLLINSTAYRGRPACMHCAMCVGFACPVEAKSGSHNTAIPTALATGNGFLITATTAEKLITDPAGRVTGVAVVGEDGGRVWRRQIAADEVIISAGAIATARLLLASGSDREPGGVGNNHDQVGRHVQGHLYAGALGLFEDETFGIDGPGPSIATCDFRHGNDGLVGGGMLANEFVPIPASSFDYLVGAGVIPPYGPKAKQGMRRWTRRMERVVGPIQEVTTADARVRLDPAVRDRFGNPVAVLSGSVHPEDVRSRDFMTARAREWLEASGASQVFAPAPGARPSGPSAGQHQAGTCRMGTDPLTSVTDPFGSVWGHANLWIADGSLHVTNGGVNPVLTIIANSLRVADHLVKRGG is encoded by the coding sequence GTGACCGCCGAGACTGCACCGGACCTGTTGACGACCGTCATCGATGCCATCGTTCCGGCCGACGACTTCCCGTCGGCCAGTGCTGCCGGCGGACTGGACTTCCTGCAACGGGTCCGCGAGCGCGAGCGGCCCGACTGGGGCCGACGGATCAATGCGGCCGTCGCCAAGGTCGACGCCGCCGCGTGGCAGGTCGGCGGAAACGGCTTCATCGGTCTCGACGCCGCCGGACGCCAGGCGGCCCTGGCATCGGTCGGCACCGATCCGGAGGTCGCCTGGTTCGCCCGGCTGGTCAACTACGGCTACTACGGCGACGGCCGCCGGCCGGCAGTCTGGCAGATGGTCGACTGGCAGCCCGACCCCGCCGGCGGCTGGCCGAAGGATCTTCCTGCACTGCCCTTCGACCGTGCCGGGCTGATCACCCCGGCTCAACTGCGGCAGCGCTACGACGCGATCGTCATCGGCTCCGGGGCCGGTGGAGGCGTGGCGGCGGAGATCCTCGCCGAATCCGGTCGCAGCGTGCTGATCATCGAATCCGGCAGCGGGCCGGCGGCCTCGGCGCTCGACCATGATCATCTGCACAACCCGCGGCTGAACACCGGACTCGGCACGCTCACCGGGCCGACTGCCGACAACGCGATCACCGTCGGCGGCGGCACCCGGGTGTACGGGGCACAGGCCTGGCGGTTCACCCCGCAGGATCTGCGGATGGCAAGTTCCTACGGCGTTCCAGACGGCAGTTCGCTGGCCGACTGGCCGATCACCTACGAGGATCTGGAGCCCTATTACAGCGAAGCGGAATGGCGATACGGGGTCAGCGGCCTGGCCGCCGGCGATCCCTGGGCGGGCACCAGATCCCGGGACTATCCGATGCCGCCGGTGGTCTCCGGAAGCGGTCGTCGGCAACTGCTGGCGGCCGGCGCCGCAAGCCTTGGCTGGGGCACAGTGCCGCCACCGTTGTTGATCAACTCCACCGCCTACCGGGGCCGTCCCGCGTGCATGCATTGCGCAATGTGTGTCGGCTTCGCCTGCCCGGTGGAAGCCAAGTCCGGCTCGCACAACACCGCGATCCCGACAGCGTTGGCGACCGGGAACGGTTTCTTGATCACTGCCACCACAGCCGAGAAGTTGATCACCGATCCCGCCGGCCGGGTCACCGGGGTCGCGGTCGTGGGCGAGGACGGCGGTCGGGTCTGGCGCCGGCAGATCGCGGCGGATGAGGTGATCATCTCCGCTGGTGCGATCGCCACCGCCCGGCTGTTGTTGGCCAGTGGTTCGGACCGGGAGCCCGGCGGCGTCGGCAACAACCACGATCAGGTCGGTCGGCATGTGCAGGGACACCTCTACGCCGGTGCGCTGGGGCTCTTCGAGGACGAGACCTTCGGCATCGACGGGCCCGGCCCGTCCATCGCCACCTGTGATTTCCGGCATGGCAACGACGGACTGGTCGGTGGCGGGATGCTGGCCAACGAGTTCGTGCCCATCCCGGCCAGCAGCTTCGACTACCTGGTCGGTGCGGGCGTGATCCCGCCGTACGGGCCGAAGGCGAAACAGGGCATGCGCCGCTGGACGCGACGGATGGAGCGGGTGGTCGGGCCGATCCAGGAAGTCACCACCGCTGACGCCCGGGTCCGTCTTGACCCTGCGGTCCGCGACCGGTTCGGCAACCCGGTCGCCGTGCTGAGCGGGTCGGTCCACCCCGAGGACGTGAGGTCCCGCGACTTCATGACGGCCAGGGCCCGCGAGTGGCTGGAGGCCAGCGGTGCCTCGCAGGTCTTCGCGCCGGCGCCGGGCGCGCGGCCGTCCGGGCCGAGCGCCGGCCAACATCAGGCCGGGACCTGCCGGATGGGCACCGACCCGCTGACCTCGGTGACGGATCCCTTCGGATCAGTGTGGGGTCATGCCAATCTGTGGATTGCCGACGGGTCGTTGCATGTCACCAACGGAGGGGTCAATCCGGTGCTCACCATCATCGCCAACTCGCTGCGGGTCGCCGATCACCTCGTCAAGCGCGGGGGATGA
- a CDS encoding MFS transporter, producing the protein MTTATLTVRRARVATFAVFGFNGLLFASWSARLPAVAGVFHLTPGGLGLLLLMAGLGSVLGLPLAGGIAERVGTAGAIRLAGSMLGAAMVVVALSLLFGWLIPCGVALFCYGMGMGVWDVSQNIEGAEVERRGDKTIMPKFHAAFSGGAFLGALLGGLLSRLHVPLWLHLLVVVAAGAVLIVFATRFFLPAHADPEQPRTSRWRAWTEPRTLLIGLVVLAAALTEGSANDWVAKATVDSFRVSGSIGAIMFAVFVASMTIFRYAGSSLLDRFGRVAVLRGCLIAAIVGLLIFVFAPEPYLAAIGAVFWGAGAALGFPVGMSAGADDRQHAAARVSVVSTIGYGAFLIGPPVLGFIGNHVGVRHSLLVVAAVCVVSLLSAPAVRPPAGR; encoded by the coding sequence GTGACGACGGCGACCCTCACCGTGCGCCGGGCACGGGTCGCAACCTTTGCCGTGTTCGGATTCAACGGCCTGCTGTTCGCCAGCTGGTCGGCGCGACTGCCGGCGGTGGCCGGTGTCTTCCACCTCACCCCCGGCGGTCTCGGACTGCTGCTGCTGATGGCCGGCCTCGGCTCGGTGCTCGGCCTACCGCTGGCCGGTGGCATCGCCGAACGCGTCGGGACCGCCGGCGCGATCCGGCTTGCCGGTTCGATGCTGGGTGCGGCCATGGTGGTGGTGGCCCTGAGCCTGCTGTTCGGCTGGCTGATCCCCTGCGGCGTCGCCCTCTTCTGCTACGGCATGGGAATGGGTGTCTGGGACGTCTCGCAGAACATCGAGGGTGCGGAGGTGGAGCGGCGCGGCGACAAGACGATCATGCCCAAGTTCCATGCCGCCTTCAGCGGCGGAGCGTTCCTCGGAGCGCTGCTGGGTGGGTTGCTGTCCCGACTCCACGTGCCCCTGTGGCTGCATCTGCTGGTGGTCGTCGCCGCCGGTGCCGTGTTGATCGTGTTCGCCACCCGGTTCTTCCTGCCGGCCCACGCCGATCCGGAGCAGCCGCGGACCTCGCGCTGGCGTGCCTGGACCGAGCCGCGCACCCTGCTGATCGGGTTGGTCGTCTTGGCGGCCGCTCTCACCGAGGGGTCGGCCAACGACTGGGTGGCCAAGGCCACCGTCGACAGCTTCCGGGTCAGCGGGTCGATCGGCGCGATCATGTTCGCCGTCTTCGTGGCGTCGATGACGATCTTCCGGTACGCGGGCAGTTCACTGCTGGACCGATTCGGTCGGGTCGCGGTGCTGCGCGGCTGCCTCATCGCGGCGATCGTCGGCCTGTTGATCTTCGTCTTCGCTCCTGAGCCGTACCTGGCCGCGATCGGCGCGGTGTTCTGGGGCGCCGGTGCCGCGCTGGGTTTCCCGGTCGGCATGTCGGCCGGAGCCGATGATCGGCAACACGCCGCGGCCCGGGTCTCGGTCGTGTCGACGATCGGCTATGGCGCGTTCCTGATCGGGCCGCCCGTGCTGGGGTTCATCGGAAACCACGTCGGGGTCCGGCACTCGTTGCTGGTGGTCGCTGCCGTCTGTGTCGTGTCGTTGCTCAGTGCACCGGCCGTGCGCCCGCCCGCCGGCCGGTAG